A genomic region of Notamacropus eugenii isolate mMacEug1 chromosome 3, mMacEug1.pri_v2, whole genome shotgun sequence contains the following coding sequences:
- the LOC140534576 gene encoding LOW QUALITY PROTEIN: leukocyte elastase inhibitor-like (The sequence of the model RefSeq protein was modified relative to this genomic sequence to represent the inferred CDS: substituted 1 base at 1 genomic stop codon) yields MEQLSVANTRFAVGLYKTLVDTHAKENIFISPLSISTALAMVLVGARGDTAAQLSKTFHFDEGDKVHSRFQSLDTSINKRGASYILKLANRLFGEKTYSFLSEFLSSTQKLYGSELATVDFLHASEAARKEINQWVKEQTEGKIPELLASGSVDSLTKLVLVNAIYFKGNWENQIDEKLTTDAPFRXNKREKKTVKMMYQKKKLPYGYIEAVKCRVLELPNKGNEPSMVILLPDDIEDNSTDLEEIEKHLSMENLTEWTHHKNMDTIDVLVRLPKFKMENTYILNSYLAQMGLCDLFTSGKADLSGMSGSRDLFISQIVHQSFVEVNEEGTEAAAATAGIAVLTMLLPEEEFNADHPFLFFICHNPTKNILFFGRFSHP; encoded by the exons ATGGAGCAGCTGAGTGTGGCGAATACCCGTTTTGCTGTTGGGCTCTACAAGACTTTGGTTGATACccatgcaaaagaaaacatcttCATATCTCCATTAAGCATTTCAACAGCTCTAGCTATGGTACTTGTGGGGGCCAGAGGTGACACTGCAGCACAGCTGTC aaaGACCTTTCATTTTGATGAAGGTGATAAGGTTCATTCAAGATTTCAGAGCTTAGACACTAGTATTAATAAACGTGGAGCTTCTTACATCCTGAAACTTGCTAACCGATTATTTGGAGAGAAGACATACAGTTTCCTTTCAGAATTCTTGAGTTCTACCCAGAAATTATATGGTTCTGAGTTGGCCACAGTTGATTTTCTGCATGCTTCCGAAGCTGCAAGGAAGGAGATTAATCAGTGGGTCAAAGAGCAGACAGAAGGTAAAATTCCGGAGCTATTGGCATCAGGTTCAGTAGATAGCCTGACTAAACTTGTGTTGGTGAATGCCATCTATTTCAAAGGAAATTGGGAGAATCAAATTGATGAAAAACTTACTACTGATGCACCATTTAGataaaacaagagagaaaaaaaaacagtgaaaatgaTGTATCAGAAAAAGAAGCTTCCCTATGGTTACATCGAGGCTGTCAAATGTCGAGTACTAGAACTTCCTAACAAGGGCAACGAGCCTAGCATGGTCATTCTGCTGCCAGATGATATTGAGGACAATTCTACTGACCTGGAAGAGATCGAAAAGCATCTCAGTATGGAAAACTTAACAGAATGGACACATCATAAAAATATGGATACCATTGATGTTCTTGTACGTCTACCCAAATTCAAGATGGAAAACACCTACATCCTCAACTCATATTTAGCACAAATGGGTCTGTGTGATCTCTTTACCAGTGGTAAGGCTGATCTCTCTGGAATGTCAGGGAGCAGAGATCTCTTTATCTCCCAGATTGTCCATCAGtcttttgtggaagtaaatgaaGAAGGCACTGAGGCAGCAGCTGCCACTGCCGGCATTGCAGTATTAACCATGTTGTTGCCAGAGGAAGAGTTTAATGCTGATCATCCATTCCTATTCTTCATCTGTCACAATCCCACAAAAAACATCTTATTCTTTGGCagattttctcatccataa